The Urbifossiella limnaea genome has a window encoding:
- the gluQRS gene encoding tRNA glutamyl-Q(34) synthetase GluQRS, which produces MRHSSFPPVGRLAPSPTGAQHLGNARTYLAAWLCARAAGGRVLLRIEDIDSPRVKAGAAEQAQDDLRWLGLDWDGEPVVQTRRLPLYEAALDRLKQLDLVYPCTCTRSDVAAAASAPHAEHEPPTYPGTCAGRTPAAAAGLAVPFAWRFRVADSPPFDDLYRGHTRVDLRAAGGDFVVWKAAGTPAYQLAVVTDDADAGVTEVVRGDDLVPSTPRQLLLYRALGWAAPAFAHLPLVVGPDGRRLAKRHGDTRLSALRAAGVAPEAVVGLLAWSCGWLDEPRPATPRELLPRFRLGAIPAAPFVLTAELLRGIGYG; this is translated from the coding sequence ATTCGTCATTCGTCATTCCCGCCCGTCGGGCGGCTGGCCCCGTCGCCGACGGGCGCGCAGCACCTCGGGAACGCCCGCACCTACCTCGCCGCGTGGCTGTGCGCCCGCGCCGCCGGCGGGCGCGTGCTGCTCCGCATCGAGGACATCGACTCGCCGCGCGTGAAGGCCGGGGCCGCCGAGCAGGCGCAGGACGACCTCCGCTGGCTCGGCCTCGACTGGGACGGCGAGCCCGTCGTGCAGACGCGCCGGCTGCCGCTCTACGAGGCGGCGCTCGACCGGCTGAAGCAACTCGACCTCGTCTACCCCTGCACCTGCACCCGCTCCGACGTGGCCGCCGCGGCCAGCGCCCCGCACGCCGAGCACGAGCCGCCCACCTACCCGGGGACGTGCGCCGGCCGCACCCCCGCCGCCGCCGCGGGGTTGGCGGTGCCGTTCGCGTGGCGGTTCCGCGTCGCCGACTCGCCGCCGTTCGACGACCTGTACCGCGGCCACACGCGGGTCGATCTGCGCGCCGCCGGCGGCGACTTCGTGGTGTGGAAGGCGGCGGGCACGCCGGCGTACCAGCTCGCGGTCGTGACCGACGACGCCGACGCCGGCGTGACCGAGGTGGTGCGTGGGGACGATCTGGTGCCCTCGACGCCGCGGCAGCTACTGCTGTACCGGGCGCTGGGATGGGCCGCGCCGGCGTTCGCGCACCTGCCGCTGGTGGTCGGCCCCGACGGCCGCCGGCTGGCGAAGCGGCACGGCGACACGCGCCTGTCGGCGCTGCGCGCCGCGGGCGTGGCGCCCGAGGCGGTGGTGGGGCTGCTGGCGTGGTCGTGCGGGTGGCTGGACGAGCCGCGGCCGGCGACGCCGCGGGAGCTGCTGCCGCGCTTCCGGCTGGGGGCGATCCCGGCGGCGCCGTTCGTGCTGACGGCGGAGCTGCTGCGCGGGATCGGGTACGGGTGA
- a CDS encoding H-X9-DG-CTERM domain-containing protein — MGAPPDQYYDQLNRHRRGSFADAYYGDVVPVTANGVTQPSRAGATFQVAPQVEDCDPNLPQTPHPGGMLVLLFDGSVRTVRGGIDPSAFWAAVTRDGGETTPLD; from the coding sequence ATGGGTGCACCGCCCGATCAATATTACGACCAACTGAATCGACACCGCCGCGGCTCGTTCGCCGACGCCTACTACGGCGACGTGGTGCCGGTGACCGCCAACGGCGTCACGCAGCCGTCCCGCGCCGGGGCGACGTTCCAGGTGGCCCCGCAGGTCGAGGACTGCGACCCGAACCTCCCCCAGACGCCGCACCCGGGCGGCATGCTCGTCCTGCTGTTCGACGGCTCCGTGCGGACCGTCCGCGGCGGCATCGACCCGTCCGCCTTCTGGGCCGCCGTCACCCGCGACGGCGGCGAGACCACCCCCCTCGACTGA
- a CDS encoding transposase: MLFGGVFERFLEESPLSVMSRATIEHALSASALDALFDRTAERGYTRELLFSTTVDLMTLVVGGKALHVQAAYRHLRDRVPVTLKCVYDKLRNIETGVSAGLVAHVSGRCEGLITALGGGCKSLLPGYRVRVLDGNHLAATQRRLGVTRGHTAGPLPGQSLVVLDPALMLVTDIVPCEDAHTQERALIDQIVPLVRERDVWVADRNFCTAEFLCEVAARRAYVVIRRHGNLSVEAEAGYGAEVATDRGWVGERRVWVCWGGARLVRLRQVRVRLRAPTADGDAEVEILTNLPAKVPAKKVAEIYLKRWKIEGAFHELTVALNCEVNTLGYPRAALFGFCVAVAAYNVLAVLKAALRAVHGEKKVQEEVSGYYLALEWAMVYAGMMIALPASEWEAFGPMPSPELAGHLREWAGKVDLGRIKKAPPRKPTRTATRRIKDKSPHVSTARLLDEGKKTRQAKVSRNP, encoded by the coding sequence ATGCTGTTCGGTGGGGTCTTCGAGCGGTTCCTAGAGGAGAGCCCGCTCAGCGTGATGTCCCGGGCGACCATCGAGCACGCCCTCTCGGCCTCGGCCCTCGACGCGCTGTTCGACCGGACCGCCGAGCGCGGGTACACCCGGGAGTTGCTGTTCTCCACGACGGTCGATCTGATGACCCTGGTGGTCGGCGGCAAGGCCCTCCACGTCCAGGCCGCCTACCGGCACCTGCGGGACCGCGTCCCGGTCACCCTCAAGTGCGTCTACGACAAGCTCCGGAACATCGAGACGGGCGTGTCCGCGGGGCTGGTCGCGCACGTGTCGGGCCGGTGCGAGGGGCTGATCACCGCGCTGGGCGGGGGGTGCAAGAGCCTGCTGCCGGGCTACCGGGTGCGGGTCCTCGACGGCAACCACCTGGCCGCCACCCAGCGGCGGCTGGGCGTCACCCGGGGGCACACCGCCGGCCCCTTGCCCGGGCAGAGTTTGGTCGTGCTCGACCCGGCCCTGATGCTGGTCACCGACATCGTCCCGTGCGAGGACGCCCACACCCAGGAGCGGGCGCTGATCGACCAGATTGTGCCGCTGGTGCGGGAGCGGGACGTGTGGGTCGCGGACCGCAACTTCTGCACGGCGGAGTTCCTGTGTGAGGTGGCCGCCCGGCGGGCCTACGTCGTCATCCGACGCCACGGGAACCTGAGCGTCGAGGCCGAAGCCGGGTACGGGGCCGAGGTCGCGACGGACCGGGGCTGGGTGGGCGAGCGGCGGGTCTGGGTCTGCTGGGGTGGGGCGCGGTTGGTGCGCCTGCGGCAGGTGCGGGTGCGGCTGCGGGCGCCGACCGCGGACGGGGACGCGGAGGTGGAGATCCTGACCAACCTGCCGGCGAAGGTGCCGGCCAAGAAGGTGGCCGAGATCTACCTCAAGCGGTGGAAGATCGAGGGGGCCTTCCACGAGTTGACAGTCGCCTTGAACTGTGAGGTGAACACCCTGGGGTACCCCAGGGCCGCGCTGTTCGGGTTCTGCGTGGCGGTGGCCGCGTACAACGTGCTGGCCGTACTGAAGGCGGCCCTGCGGGCGGTGCATGGTGAGAAGAAGGTGCAGGAGGAGGTGTCGGGGTATTACCTGGCGCTGGAGTGGGCGATGGTGTACGCGGGGATGATGATCGCCCTGCCCGCGTCGGAATGGGAGGCGTTCGGTCCGATGCCCAGCCCGGAGTTGGCCGGCCACCTCCGCGAGTGGGCGGGCAAGGTCGACCTTGGGAGGATCAAGAAAGCGCCGCCCCGGAAGCCGACGAGGACGGCGACCCGACGGATCAAGGACAAGAGCCCACATGTTTCCACGGCCCGGTTGCTCGACGAGGGGAAGAAGACCCGTCAGGCGAAAGTCAGCCGGAATCCGTGA
- a CDS encoding amidohydrolase family protein: MILRLLPSTGLAAVALVLAFVPAPGRAVQPPPREAPPAEPPPTATVVYRNLTLYTAAAGADAPIPNAVLIVKDGKVLYAGPAAAAPAQPADPEVRDLAGAVVIPGLVDTHSHIGLFGRPGVGANADGNEMSGPVQPGVRALDSINPDDPGIRMAVAGGVTTANIMPGSGNVIGGQTLYVKLRGRTVEQMVILGRLPDGSIILGGLKMANGENPKGYGRNRSQAPFTRMKVAALQREQFVKAREYKAKRDAGEKVEPNLDLEPLVEVLEKKRTVHFHCHRADDLMTAVRISEEFGFELVLQHATEGYRVADILAKKRIPVSLTLIDSPGGKPETIGLLEENAAVLAKAGVTVTINTDDSITESRFYLRTGAIALRGGLPEMDALRALTSNAAKLLHLDHRLGSLEKGKDADFVVLSGPPFSTYTQVLETHIDGRKRFDRSKKADWVYQAGGFALPDAAKELPAPFAPTAAPKAGPKVNVLEGREPNNSKKLVVLAGRIHTAAGPPIDGGSLLIVNGKIAAVLRGDPQIPADATVLTAKEVTPGLIDPFTTAGLSGAWNLPQDQDQDEPSDPNQSDLRALDGFNAKEPLLDFLRAQGTTIVHSTPGRVNPIAGRGGVFRSDGMTAEGAALVPVGAVIVNLGEEPKAAKGKAPGTRMATAALVRRAFADAKAYGAKRAADAKTPQNAKHEGLLPALAGKVPVFFAAHRADDIATALRLADEFKLKPVLALGTEAYRLVPELKKAGIPVVVHPTMQRAASSLETMHGYVGNAAVLADAGIPVSLCTGFEGYVPKVRVLRFEAAMAAANGLGHDRALKAITVEPAKLLGIADRFGTIEVGKAADLVLYDGDPFEHATHVTHTVVGGRVAYSRAEYLALPFERRILPLLGGGPGAGCCLEGW, translated from the coding sequence CGACCGTCGTGTACCGCAACCTCACCCTGTACACCGCCGCGGCCGGCGCCGACGCGCCGATCCCGAACGCCGTGCTGATCGTGAAGGACGGCAAGGTGCTGTATGCCGGCCCCGCCGCCGCCGCGCCCGCGCAGCCCGCCGACCCCGAGGTGCGCGACCTGGCCGGCGCCGTGGTCATCCCCGGTCTCGTGGACACGCACTCGCACATCGGCCTGTTCGGCCGGCCGGGCGTCGGCGCCAACGCCGACGGCAACGAGATGAGCGGCCCGGTGCAGCCCGGCGTCCGCGCCCTCGACTCGATCAACCCCGACGACCCCGGCATCCGCATGGCCGTCGCCGGCGGCGTCACCACCGCCAACATCATGCCCGGCTCCGGCAACGTCATCGGCGGCCAGACGCTCTACGTCAAGCTCCGCGGCCGCACCGTCGAGCAGATGGTGATTCTCGGCCGGCTGCCCGACGGCTCGATCATCCTCGGCGGCCTCAAGATGGCGAACGGCGAGAACCCGAAGGGGTACGGCCGCAACCGCAGCCAGGCGCCGTTCACGCGGATGAAGGTGGCGGCGCTGCAGCGCGAGCAGTTCGTGAAGGCCCGCGAGTACAAGGCGAAGCGCGACGCCGGCGAGAAGGTCGAGCCGAACCTCGACCTGGAGCCGCTCGTGGAGGTGCTGGAGAAGAAGCGCACCGTCCACTTCCACTGCCACCGCGCCGACGACCTGATGACCGCGGTGCGCATCAGCGAGGAGTTCGGCTTCGAGCTCGTGCTGCAACACGCCACCGAAGGCTACCGCGTCGCCGACATCCTGGCGAAGAAGCGCATCCCGGTGTCGCTGACGCTCATCGACAGCCCCGGCGGCAAGCCCGAGACGATCGGCCTCCTGGAGGAGAACGCCGCGGTGCTGGCGAAGGCCGGCGTGACGGTGACGATCAACACCGACGACAGCATCACCGAGTCGCGGTTCTACCTGCGCACCGGGGCGATCGCGCTCCGCGGCGGGCTCCCCGAGATGGACGCGCTGCGGGCGCTCACGTCGAACGCGGCGAAGCTATTGCACCTCGACCACCGCCTCGGCTCGCTGGAGAAGGGGAAGGACGCCGACTTCGTGGTGCTGTCCGGCCCGCCGTTCTCGACGTACACGCAGGTGCTCGAAACGCACATCGACGGCCGCAAGCGCTTCGACCGCAGCAAGAAGGCCGACTGGGTGTACCAGGCCGGCGGGTTCGCGCTGCCGGACGCGGCGAAGGAACTGCCGGCACCGTTCGCCCCGACCGCGGCCCCGAAGGCGGGTCCGAAGGTGAATGTGCTTGAGGGGCGGGAGCCGAACAACTCGAAGAAGCTGGTCGTGCTAGCCGGCCGCATCCACACCGCCGCCGGGCCGCCGATTGACGGCGGGTCGCTCCTGATCGTGAACGGGAAGATCGCCGCCGTTCTCCGTGGTGACCCGCAGATTCCCGCCGACGCCACGGTCCTCACCGCCAAGGAGGTGACGCCCGGCCTCATCGACCCGTTCACCACGGCCGGCCTCAGTGGCGCGTGGAACCTGCCGCAAGACCAGGACCAGGACGAGCCGTCGGACCCGAACCAGTCCGACCTGCGGGCGCTCGACGGGTTCAACGCGAAGGAACCCCTCCTCGACTTCCTGCGGGCGCAGGGGACCACGATCGTGCACTCGACGCCCGGCCGGGTGAACCCGATCGCCGGCCGCGGCGGCGTGTTCCGCAGCGACGGCATGACGGCCGAGGGCGCGGCGCTGGTACCGGTCGGCGCCGTGATCGTAAACCTGGGCGAGGAGCCGAAGGCGGCGAAGGGGAAGGCGCCGGGCACGCGCATGGCGACAGCCGCGCTCGTGCGCCGGGCCTTCGCCGACGCGAAGGCGTACGGCGCGAAGCGCGCCGCCGACGCCAAGACGCCGCAGAACGCGAAGCACGAGGGGCTGCTGCCGGCGCTCGCCGGCAAGGTGCCGGTCTTCTTTGCGGCGCACCGCGCCGACGACATCGCCACCGCGCTGCGCCTCGCGGACGAGTTCAAGCTGAAGCCCGTGCTGGCGCTCGGCACCGAGGCGTACCGGCTCGTCCCCGAGCTGAAGAAGGCGGGCATCCCGGTCGTCGTTCACCCGACGATGCAGCGGGCGGCGTCGAGCCTGGAGACGATGCACGGCTACGTCGGGAACGCGGCGGTGCTCGCCGACGCGGGCATCCCGGTCAGCTTGTGTACCGGCTTCGAGGGGTACGTTCCGAAGGTGCGGGTGCTGCGCTTCGAGGCGGCGATGGCGGCGGCGAACGGTTTGGGGCACGACCGCGCGTTGAAGGCCATCACGGTCGAGCCGGCAAAGCTGCTGGGGATCGCGGACCGGTTCGGGACGATCGAGGTCGGCAAGGCGGCGGACCTGGTGCTGTACGACGGCGACCCGTTCGAGCACGCCACGCACGTGACGCACACGGTGGTCGGCGGCCGGGTGGCGTACAGCCGGGCGGAGTACCTGGCGCTGCCGTTCGAGCGGCGCATCCTGCCGCTGCTCGGCGGCGGCCCCGGCGCCGGCTGTTGCTTGGAGGGCTGGTAA
- a CDS encoding DUF4365 domain-containing protein: MGTEDTGSRGEAECHILLSELCGRRDPLFRPQFLGDKHPALDFLVILLDRPEFYFFVQVKATRLGYTKNPRRLRVSLEQAEVDQLVACPAPTYLVGVDAAARGVGYLLSVNEPRRRVASLTTKFPIDSTLLLDLQDEVVAFWTTQHTRLRNSRFRE; the protein is encoded by the coding sequence GTGGGCACCGAAGACACCGGCAGCCGGGGCGAGGCGGAGTGCCACATTCTGCTGTCGGAACTCTGCGGGCGGCGCGACCCGTTGTTCCGGCCTCAGTTCCTCGGGGACAAGCACCCGGCCCTCGACTTCCTGGTCATTCTGCTAGACCGGCCGGAGTTCTACTTTTTCGTCCAAGTGAAGGCCACCCGGCTGGGCTACACCAAAAACCCCCGGCGGCTGCGGGTGTCGTTGGAGCAGGCGGAGGTCGATCAACTGGTCGCGTGCCCGGCCCCGACTTATCTCGTGGGGGTGGACGCGGCGGCCCGGGGTGTCGGGTATCTCCTCTCGGTAAACGAGCCCCGGAGGCGGGTGGCGAGCCTGACGACGAAGTTCCCGATCGACAGCACCCTGCTGCTCGACCTTCAGGACGAAGTGGTCGCCTTCTGGACGACCCAACACACCCGGCTCCGTAACTCCCGGTTTCGTGAATAG
- a CDS encoding cytidine deaminase, translated as MTADPLVAAAAIARSRAFAPYSKFQVGAALETADGAIVMGCNVESASYGLTMCAERTAIFKGVSEGLRRFVKVAVVTDTDAPTPPCGACRQLLWEFAPDAVVLLANLKGDVLKFTVRELLPAAFDAGQLGG; from the coding sequence GTGACAGCTGATCCACTCGTCGCCGCCGCCGCCATCGCCCGCAGCCGGGCGTTCGCGCCGTACTCGAAGTTCCAGGTCGGCGCCGCGCTCGAAACCGCCGACGGCGCCATCGTCATGGGCTGCAACGTCGAGAGCGCCAGCTACGGCCTCACGATGTGCGCCGAGCGGACCGCGATCTTCAAGGGCGTGTCGGAGGGGCTGCGGCGGTTCGTGAAGGTCGCGGTCGTGACCGACACCGACGCCCCGACGCCGCCGTGCGGGGCGTGCCGGCAGTTGCTGTGGGAGTTCGCCCCGGACGCGGTCGTGCTGCTGGCGAACCTCAAGGGCGACGTGCTGAAGTTCACCGTGCGCGAGTTGCTGCCGGCGGCGTTCGACGCGGGGCAGCTGGGGGGGTAA
- a CDS encoding serine/threonine-protein kinase encodes MPRDPDGGDAALAATAHSPGDEPLPGYTLTRPLGRGGFGEVWACVAPGGLKKAVKFVSAGLDGEAAQFRQELDAFERIKEIRHPFLLSLERVEVLGGELVMVMELADQQLQDRFADCRAAGLRGIPRAELVGYLIEAAEALDVISDQYGLQHLDVKPANLFVTAGHVKVGDYGLVAQLGGGGESRGLTPKFVAPETLRGSIHTRSDQYSLALVYCELLTGEFPYPARTPQQMMLAHVSSEPDVSALPACDRGPVWTALQKKPEDRFPSCLAFARALREADYQPEDDPPAGRNAAVPRSARVIDTTPPTGDLTGRHPQPPLSGEAARTGEMSKNATWQTVPRLVTPGMSPPGTRFGTPGASNPGVRTGPPGSRPGVPLPPGGSRPGVPLPPLPPTPARAPVAATPEDLPVAEPEPAERVRVNPIKSVIPAGLLRGEALPRAAVSGTDFAHAVVRAAAGEGRVPQLPGDLGHTADGAWVCRFPSTVPPQVVPLKLSVLQKTWAVTVEQPEPGLVVLRRTAAGGGWFSKKKTGFAVEVQLPKPGKSVGEACVTGYLTGEPDRQFVQVASDVIPRLVADIRRELGNVEDRRKHPRVATTLPVTVHPLHSDGTADAAVRAACVDVSVGGLAFSASEPIATKYAYLEFDAVPEAAGLAVLVRVVRSVSPLGARDAVYGVQYRTDL; translated from the coding sequence ATGCCCCGTGACCCCGACGGCGGCGATGCCGCCCTCGCCGCCACCGCCCACAGTCCGGGCGACGAGCCGCTCCCGGGCTACACCCTGACCCGCCCCCTCGGCCGCGGCGGGTTCGGCGAAGTTTGGGCCTGCGTCGCCCCCGGCGGCCTGAAGAAGGCCGTCAAGTTCGTCTCCGCCGGCCTCGACGGCGAGGCCGCCCAGTTCCGCCAGGAGCTCGACGCCTTCGAGCGGATCAAGGAGATCCGCCACCCGTTCCTCCTCAGCCTCGAGCGGGTCGAAGTCCTCGGCGGCGAGCTCGTCATGGTGATGGAGCTGGCCGACCAGCAGCTGCAGGACCGGTTCGCCGACTGCCGCGCCGCCGGCCTGCGGGGCATCCCGCGGGCCGAGCTCGTCGGCTACCTCATCGAGGCGGCCGAGGCGCTGGACGTGATCTCCGACCAGTACGGGCTGCAGCACCTCGACGTGAAGCCGGCCAACCTGTTCGTCACCGCCGGGCACGTGAAGGTCGGCGACTACGGGCTGGTGGCGCAGCTCGGCGGCGGCGGCGAGAGCCGCGGGCTGACGCCGAAGTTCGTCGCCCCCGAGACGCTCCGCGGGTCCATCCACACGCGGTCCGACCAGTACAGCCTGGCGCTCGTGTACTGCGAGCTGCTGACCGGCGAGTTCCCGTACCCGGCCCGGACGCCGCAGCAGATGATGCTGGCGCACGTGTCCAGCGAGCCGGACGTGTCGGCGCTGCCGGCGTGCGACCGCGGCCCGGTGTGGACGGCGCTGCAGAAGAAGCCGGAGGACCGCTTCCCGTCGTGCCTCGCCTTCGCCCGCGCGCTGCGCGAGGCCGACTACCAGCCCGAGGACGACCCGCCGGCCGGGCGGAACGCCGCGGTCCCGCGCTCGGCGCGCGTCATCGACACCACGCCGCCGACCGGCGATCTGACCGGCCGCCACCCGCAGCCGCCGCTGTCCGGGGAAGCGGCGCGGACCGGGGAGATGAGCAAGAACGCCACCTGGCAGACGGTGCCGCGGCTGGTGACGCCGGGGATGTCGCCCCCCGGCACGCGGTTCGGCACGCCCGGGGCGTCGAACCCCGGCGTCCGAACGGGGCCGCCGGGCAGCCGGCCGGGGGTGCCGCTGCCGCCCGGCGGGAGCCGGCCCGGGGTGCCGCTGCCGCCGCTGCCGCCGACACCCGCCCGCGCGCCGGTCGCGGCGACCCCGGAAGACCTGCCGGTGGCCGAGCCGGAGCCGGCGGAGCGGGTCCGCGTGAACCCGATCAAGTCGGTCATCCCGGCCGGCCTGCTGCGCGGCGAAGCGCTGCCGCGGGCGGCGGTGTCGGGCACCGACTTCGCCCACGCGGTGGTCCGGGCGGCGGCCGGCGAGGGCCGGGTGCCGCAGCTGCCCGGCGACCTCGGCCACACCGCCGACGGGGCGTGGGTGTGCCGGTTCCCGTCCACCGTCCCCCCGCAGGTGGTGCCGCTGAAGCTCAGCGTCCTCCAGAAAACCTGGGCGGTGACGGTCGAGCAGCCGGAGCCGGGGCTGGTGGTCCTCCGCCGCACGGCCGCGGGCGGCGGCTGGTTCTCGAAGAAGAAGACGGGGTTCGCGGTCGAGGTGCAGCTGCCGAAGCCCGGGAAGTCGGTCGGCGAGGCGTGCGTTACCGGCTACCTGACCGGCGAGCCGGACCGCCAGTTCGTTCAGGTCGCCAGCGACGTGATCCCCCGGCTGGTGGCCGACATCCGCCGGGAGCTCGGGAACGTCGAGGACCGCCGCAAACACCCGCGGGTGGCGACGACGCTGCCGGTGACGGTCCACCCGCTCCACTCGGACGGCACGGCCGACGCGGCGGTCCGCGCCGCGTGCGTGGACGTGTCCGTCGGCGGGCTGGCGTTCTCGGCAAGCGAGCCGATCGCCACGAAGTACGCGTACCTGGAGTTCGACGCCGTCCCGGAGGCGGCCGGGCTGGCGGTGCTGGTGCGGGTGGTGCGGTCGGTGTCGCCGCTCGGCGCCCGCGACGCCGTGTACGGCGTGCAGTACCGCACCGACCTCTGA
- a CDS encoding NAD-dependent epimerase/dehydratase family protein, which translates to MSRKPSVLITGASGEMGHGLIERLAAAEPDRPVVTLDVNPLPPEVAPKVRAQIVGSILDREVLDRVNAEYEVDRVFHLAALLSTRSEFSPALAHKVNVEGTLNLLEFAQKEGESHGRPVVFFYPSSIAAYGLPDLPTKAQAGRVAEDLFNVPTTMYGANKLYCEHLGRYYARHYKQLSAGPSAAKVDFRCIRFPGLISAVTVPSGGTSDYAPEMIHAAAEGKPYACFVRPDTRIPFMAMPDAVDAIFRLVTAPREALTRTVYNIGAFAPTAGEVAAVVHEAFPGASMTTDVDEKRQGIVDSWPADVDDGAARRDWGHAPRYDFAAAFGDYLIPTIRKRYGG; encoded by the coding sequence ATGTCGCGCAAGCCGTCGGTCCTCATCACGGGCGCGTCGGGCGAGATGGGGCACGGCCTCATCGAGCGCCTCGCCGCCGCCGAGCCCGACCGGCCGGTCGTCACCCTCGACGTGAACCCGCTGCCGCCCGAGGTCGCGCCCAAGGTTCGCGCCCAGATCGTCGGCTCCATCCTCGACCGCGAGGTGCTCGACCGTGTCAACGCCGAGTACGAGGTCGATCGCGTCTTCCACCTCGCCGCGCTCCTCAGCACCCGCAGCGAGTTCAGCCCGGCGCTGGCCCACAAGGTGAACGTCGAGGGCACCCTCAACCTGCTGGAGTTCGCGCAGAAGGAGGGCGAGAGCCACGGCCGGCCGGTCGTGTTCTTCTACCCGTCCAGCATCGCCGCCTACGGCCTGCCCGACCTGCCCACCAAGGCGCAGGCCGGCCGCGTCGCGGAGGACTTGTTCAACGTGCCGACGACGATGTACGGGGCGAACAAGCTGTACTGCGAACACCTCGGCCGGTATTACGCCCGCCACTACAAGCAGCTGTCGGCCGGGCCGTCGGCGGCGAAGGTGGACTTCCGGTGCATCCGCTTCCCCGGGCTCATATCGGCGGTGACGGTGCCGAGCGGCGGCACCAGCGACTACGCCCCGGAGATGATCCACGCCGCGGCGGAAGGCAAACCCTACGCCTGCTTCGTGCGGCCGGACACGCGCATCCCGTTCATGGCGATGCCGGACGCGGTGGACGCCATCTTCCGGCTGGTGACGGCCCCGCGCGAGGCGCTGACGCGGACGGTGTACAACATCGGCGCGTTCGCCCCCACGGCCGGGGAGGTGGCGGCGGTGGTGCACGAGGCGTTTCCGGGCGCGTCGATGACGACGGACGTGGACGAGAAGCGGCAGGGGATTGTGGACAGCTGGCCGGCGGACGTGGACGACGGCGCCGCGCGCCGCGACTGGGGCCACGCCCCGCGGTACGACTTCGCGGCGGCGTTCGGCGACTACCTGATCCCGACCATCCGCAAGCGCTACGGGGGCTGA